One window from the genome of Streptomyces sp. NBC_01476 encodes:
- the aceE gene encoding pyruvate dehydrogenase (acetyl-transferring), homodimeric type, giving the protein MASGSDRNPIIIGGLPSQVPDFDPEETAEWLDSLDAAIDERGRERARYLMLRLIEHAREKRVAVPEMRSSDYVNTIATKDEPFFPGNEEIERKILNATRWNAAVMVSRAQRPGIGVGGHIATFASSASLYDVGFNHFFRGKDDGTGGDQIFFQGHASPGIYARAFLLDRLTEAQLDAFRQEKSKAPDGLSSYPHPRLMPDFWEFPTVSMGLGPLGAIYQARMNRYMQARGIADTSSSHVWAFLGDGEMDEPESLGQLSIAAREGLDNLTFVVNCNLQRLDGPVRGNGKIIQELESQFRGAGWNVIKLVWDRSWDPLLAQDRDGLLVNKMNITPDGQFQTYATETGAYIREHFFGDDQRLRKMVEGMTDEQILHLGRGGHDHRKVFAAYTAAMEHRGQPTVILAQTIKGWTLGPNFEGRNATHQMKKLTVDDLKRFRDRLHLPITDKRLDEGYPPYYHPGRDSEEIQYMHDHRKSLGGYVPSRVVRAKPLPQPPDKTYATAKKGSGQQSIATTMAFVRVLKDLMRDKEIGKRFVLIAPDEYRTFGMDAFFPSAKIYNPLGQQYESVDRELLLAYKESPTGQMLHDGISEAGCTASLIAAGSAYATHGEPLIPVYVFYSMFGFQRTGDQFWQMSDQLARGFVLGATAGRTTLTGEGLQHADGHSQLLASTNPACVAYDPAYSFEIAHIVQDGLRRMYGETADGRPGEDIFYYLTVYNEPIQHPAEPADVDVEGILKGVHRLKAGEAGAIPAQIMASGVAVPWALEAQRLLAADWNVRADVWSATSWNELRREAVEVKQHNLLHPEEEQRVPYVTRKLSGAEGPFVAVSDWMRSVPDQIARWVPGRYASLGADGFGFADTRGAARRFFHIDAQSIVLAVLTELAQDGRIDRSVLKQAVDRYQLLDVAAAHPGAAGGDA; this is encoded by the coding sequence GTGGCTTCCGGATCCGATCGCAACCCGATCATCATTGGTGGCCTTCCCAGCCAGGTCCCGGATTTCGATCCCGAGGAAACGGCGGAATGGCTCGACTCGCTCGATGCGGCCATCGACGAGCGCGGCCGCGAGCGTGCCCGCTACCTGATGCTCCGCCTCATCGAACACGCCCGCGAAAAGCGGGTCGCGGTACCCGAGATGCGCAGCAGCGACTACGTCAACACTATCGCCACCAAGGACGAGCCGTTCTTCCCCGGCAACGAGGAGATCGAGCGCAAGATCCTCAACGCCACCCGGTGGAACGCCGCGGTGATGGTGTCCCGGGCGCAGCGGCCGGGGATCGGCGTCGGCGGGCACATCGCGACCTTCGCCTCCTCCGCCTCCCTGTACGACGTGGGTTTCAACCACTTCTTCCGCGGCAAGGACGACGGGACCGGCGGCGACCAGATCTTCTTCCAGGGGCATGCCTCCCCCGGCATCTACGCCCGCGCCTTCCTGCTCGACCGGCTCACCGAGGCGCAGCTGGACGCGTTCCGGCAGGAGAAGTCGAAGGCGCCCGACGGTCTGTCCAGCTACCCGCACCCGCGGCTGATGCCGGACTTCTGGGAGTTCCCGACCGTCTCCATGGGCCTGGGCCCGCTGGGCGCGATCTACCAGGCCCGGATGAACCGCTACATGCAGGCGCGCGGTATCGCCGACACCTCCTCGTCGCATGTCTGGGCGTTCCTCGGCGACGGCGAGATGGACGAGCCGGAGTCGCTCGGCCAGCTCTCCATCGCCGCCCGCGAGGGGCTGGACAACCTCACCTTCGTGGTCAACTGCAATCTGCAGCGGCTCGACGGCCCGGTGCGCGGCAACGGCAAGATCATCCAGGAGCTGGAGTCGCAGTTCCGCGGCGCCGGCTGGAACGTCATCAAGCTGGTCTGGGACCGCTCCTGGGACCCGCTGCTGGCCCAGGACCGCGACGGCCTGCTGGTCAACAAGATGAACATCACACCGGACGGGCAGTTCCAGACGTACGCCACCGAGACGGGCGCGTACATCCGTGAACACTTCTTCGGCGACGACCAGCGGCTGCGCAAGATGGTCGAGGGCATGACCGACGAGCAGATCCTGCACCTCGGGCGCGGCGGCCACGACCACCGCAAGGTCTTCGCGGCCTACACCGCGGCCATGGAGCACCGGGGCCAGCCGACCGTCATCCTCGCCCAGACCATCAAGGGCTGGACGCTGGGGCCGAACTTCGAGGGCCGCAACGCGACCCACCAGATGAAGAAGCTCACCGTCGACGACCTCAAGCGGTTCCGGGACCGGCTGCACCTGCCGATCACCGACAAGCGGCTCGACGAGGGCTACCCGCCCTACTACCACCCGGGCCGGGACTCCGAAGAGATCCAGTACATGCACGACCACCGCAAGAGCCTGGGTGGTTACGTGCCGAGCCGGGTGGTCCGCGCCAAGCCGCTGCCGCAGCCGCCGGACAAGACGTACGCGACCGCGAAGAAGGGCTCAGGCCAGCAGTCGATCGCCACCACCATGGCGTTCGTCCGGGTCCTGAAGGACCTGATGCGGGACAAGGAGATCGGCAAGCGCTTCGTGCTGATCGCCCCGGACGAGTACCGCACCTTCGGCATGGACGCCTTCTTCCCGAGCGCGAAGATCTACAACCCGCTGGGCCAGCAGTACGAGTCGGTGGACCGCGAACTGCTGCTCGCGTACAAGGAGTCGCCGACCGGCCAGATGCTGCACGACGGCATCTCGGAGGCCGGCTGCACCGCCTCGCTGATCGCCGCCGGCTCCGCCTACGCCACCCACGGCGAGCCGCTGATCCCGGTGTACGTCTTCTACTCGATGTTCGGGTTCCAGCGCACCGGCGACCAGTTCTGGCAGATGTCCGACCAGCTCGCGCGCGGCTTCGTGCTCGGTGCGACGGCCGGCCGGACCACCCTCACGGGTGAGGGCCTGCAGCACGCCGACGGTCACTCGCAGCTGCTGGCCTCGACCAACCCGGCGTGTGTGGCCTACGACCCGGCGTACTCCTTCGAGATCGCCCACATCGTGCAGGACGGTCTGCGCCGGATGTACGGCGAGACCGCCGACGGCAGGCCCGGCGAGGACATCTTCTACTACCTGACCGTCTACAACGAGCCGATCCAGCATCCGGCCGAGCCGGCCGACGTGGACGTCGAGGGCATCCTCAAGGGCGTCCACCGCCTCAAGGCCGGCGAGGCGGGCGCGATCCCGGCGCAGATCATGGCGTCCGGTGTCGCGGTCCCGTGGGCGCTGGAGGCGCAGCGGCTGCTCGCCGCGGACTGGAACGTACGGGCCGACGTATGGTCCGCGACCTCCTGGAACGAGCTGCGGCGCGAGGCGGTCGAGGTCAAGCAGCACAACCTGCTGCACCCGGAGGAGGAGCAGCGCGTCCCGTACGTGACGCGGAAGCTCTCCGGGGCCGAGGGCCCGTTCGTGGCGGTCTCGGACTGGATGCGCTCGGTGCCGGACCAGATCGCCCGCTGGGTACCGGGGCGGTACGCCTCGCTCGGCGCGGACGGCTTCGGTTTCGCGGACACCCGCGGGGCGGCCCGGCGGTTCTTCCACATCGACGCCCAGTCGATCGTGCTCGCCGTGCTGACCGAGCTGGCCCAGGACGGCAGGATCGACCGTTCGGTGCTCAAGCAGGCCGTCGACCGGTACCAGCTGCTGGACGTGGCGGCGGCCCATCCGGGTGCCGCGGGCGGCGACGCGTAA
- a CDS encoding serine hydrolase domain-containing protein, translated as MESLQLIESWPVQNAAAAVVRGDGTLAGTYGPVERQFRLASVTKPLAAYAVLVGYEEGVFELDDPAGPAGSTVRHLLAHASGLAFDEHKVVAAPGNRRIYSNAGFEVLGETLTKAAGMPFAEYLRQAVLEPLGMTGTSLPGSPAADGVSTAADLARFATELQAPQLLHPSTVATATSVAYPGLKGVLPGYGHQNPNDWGLGFELRDSKSPHWTGALSSPATFGHFGQSGTFLWVDPAAAAALVVLTDRDFGEWALPQWPRLTDAVLTELRG; from the coding sequence ATGGAGAGCCTGCAGTTGATCGAGAGCTGGCCGGTACAGAACGCGGCGGCGGCCGTCGTCCGGGGCGACGGGACGCTCGCCGGGACCTACGGGCCGGTCGAGCGGCAGTTCCGGCTCGCTTCGGTGACCAAGCCGCTGGCCGCGTACGCCGTGCTGGTCGGCTACGAGGAGGGCGTCTTCGAGCTGGACGACCCGGCCGGGCCCGCGGGATCGACCGTACGGCACCTGCTGGCGCACGCCTCCGGGCTCGCTTTCGACGAGCACAAGGTGGTGGCCGCGCCCGGCAACCGGCGGATCTACTCCAACGCGGGCTTCGAGGTGCTGGGCGAGACCCTGACGAAGGCGGCCGGGATGCCGTTCGCGGAGTACCTGCGGCAGGCCGTGCTGGAGCCGCTGGGCATGACGGGCACCTCGCTGCCCGGCTCACCGGCGGCGGACGGCGTCTCGACCGCCGCCGACCTGGCCCGCTTCGCCACGGAGCTGCAGGCCCCGCAGCTGCTCCACCCGTCCACCGTGGCGACGGCGACCTCCGTGGCGTACCCGGGCCTCAAGGGCGTCCTGCCGGGCTACGGCCACCAGAACCCCAACGACTGGGGCCTGGGCTTCGAGCTGCGGGACAGCAAATCCCCGCACTGGACCGGCGCCCTGTCCTCGCCCGCCACCTTCGGCCACTTCGGCCAGTCCGGCACCTTCTTGTGGGTGGACCCGGCGGCGGCCGCGGCCCTGGTGGTGCTGACCGACCGCGACTTCGGCGAGTGGGCGCTGCCGCAGTGGCCGCGGCTGACCGACGCGGTGCTGACGGAGCTGCGCGGCTGA
- a CDS encoding DUF4429 domain-containing protein, whose protein sequence is MGDVLAGNNAVWEFAPDALVIRYSRSVRGSRLLQALGERRVPYTALESVEVADGRRGTVVLRAVPRPGADPVVEAAAGQLRETADPYRLVLPEQSRSLAEARRDELTAAIGALGPAEPPARFLVAAPAGPRSFKAYDAKAFFDGRTVTFRWFWTGASTAKWKAGDQSFPVEELDGVEWHSPELLHGHLRVRRRDAAEPPAAADQDPSAVIFGLGYGPVHESLPFAAAVLAAVRK, encoded by the coding sequence ATGGGTGACGTACTGGCCGGAAACAACGCCGTATGGGAGTTCGCACCAGACGCGCTGGTGATCCGGTACAGCCGTTCGGTGCGGGGCTCACGGCTGCTGCAGGCGCTCGGCGAACGGCGGGTGCCGTACACCGCCCTGGAGAGCGTGGAGGTGGCCGACGGCCGGCGCGGGACCGTCGTGCTGCGGGCGGTGCCGCGGCCGGGTGCGGACCCGGTGGTGGAGGCCGCCGCCGGGCAGCTGCGGGAGACCGCGGACCCCTACCGGCTGGTGCTGCCCGAGCAGTCGCGGTCGCTCGCCGAGGCCCGGCGGGACGAGCTCACCGCCGCGATCGGCGCGCTGGGCCCGGCCGAGCCGCCGGCCCGCTTCCTGGTGGCGGCGCCGGCCGGACCGCGCTCGTTCAAGGCGTACGACGCCAAGGCGTTCTTCGACGGCCGCACGGTCACCTTCCGCTGGTTCTGGACCGGCGCCTCCACCGCCAAGTGGAAAGCCGGCGACCAGTCCTTCCCGGTGGAGGAGCTGGACGGCGTGGAATGGCACTCCCCCGAACTCCTCCACGGCCACCTGCGGGTCCGCCGCCGGGACGCGGCCGAGCCGCCCGCGGCGGCCGACCAGGACCCCTCAGCGGTGATCTTCGGCCTCGGCTACGGCCCGGTCCACGAGTCCCTGCCGTTCGCCGCCGCCGTGCTGGCCGCCGTCCGCAAGTAA
- a CDS encoding TerD family protein, whose translation MGVSLSKGGNVSLTKEAPNLTAVVVGLGWDARTTTGNDFDLDASALLTNEQGKVLSDAHFVFFNNLRSPDGSVEHTGDNLTGEGEGDDEVINVNLATVPADVTKIVFPVSIYEAETRQQSFGQVRNAYIRVVNAADNRELARYDLTEDASTETAMVFGELYRHGGEWKFRAIGQGYASGLRGIAQDFGVNV comes from the coding sequence GTGGGAGTCAGCCTCAGCAAGGGTGGCAATGTCTCGCTGACCAAGGAGGCGCCGAACCTCACGGCGGTCGTCGTCGGTCTGGGCTGGGACGCCCGCACCACCACCGGCAACGACTTCGACCTCGACGCCAGCGCGCTGCTCACCAACGAACAGGGCAAGGTCCTGTCCGACGCGCACTTCGTCTTCTTCAACAACCTGCGCAGCCCCGACGGATCGGTGGAGCACACCGGCGACAACCTCACCGGTGAGGGCGAGGGCGACGACGAGGTGATCAACGTCAACCTGGCCACCGTGCCCGCCGACGTCACCAAGATCGTCTTCCCGGTCTCCATCTACGAGGCCGAGACCCGGCAGCAGAGCTTCGGCCAGGTCCGCAACGCCTACATCCGGGTGGTGAACGCGGCCGACAACCGCGAGCTGGCCCGGTACGACCTGACCGAGGACGCGTCCACCGAGACCGCCATGGTCTTCGGCGAGCTCTACCGGCACGGCGGTGAGTGGAAGTTCCGCGCCATCGGCCAGGGCTACGCCTCCGGCCTGCGCGGCATCGCCCAGGACTTCGGCGTCAACGTCTGA
- a CDS encoding aldo/keto reductase, with protein MAEDSGARIGTERLGRGGPVVGIQGLGCMGISEFYGQTDEAGARETLEVALDLGVTLYDTADMYGIGANEEFLAPFVKAHRDEIVLATKFANERRPEDPSYRAIRNDPAYIRQAVEGSLRRLGTDVIDVYYMHRRDPKVPLSESVGAMGELVAAGKVRHLGLSEVTGAELREAHAVHPIAAIQSEWSLFSRDVEQSAVGAAAELGIAFVPYSPLGRGFLTGAFQDAAGDLAPGDLRRAQPRFTGENAARNAALLDPVREVAAAHGATLGQIALAWVQQRAQVHGLPVVPIPGTRRASRVRENTAATRITLTDTELARLEPIAGQVAGTRYPDMSSTSAARE; from the coding sequence ATGGCAGAAGACAGCGGCGCGCGGATCGGCACGGAGCGGCTCGGCAGGGGCGGCCCGGTGGTCGGCATCCAGGGTCTCGGGTGCATGGGCATCAGCGAGTTCTACGGGCAGACCGACGAGGCGGGCGCGCGGGAGACCCTGGAGGTCGCGCTGGACCTCGGGGTGACCCTCTACGACACCGCCGACATGTACGGGATCGGCGCCAACGAGGAGTTCCTCGCGCCCTTCGTCAAGGCACACCGTGACGAGATCGTGCTGGCCACGAAGTTCGCCAACGAGCGCAGGCCCGAGGACCCCTCCTACCGGGCGATCCGCAACGACCCGGCCTACATCCGGCAGGCGGTCGAGGGCAGCCTGCGGCGGCTCGGCACGGACGTCATCGACGTCTACTACATGCACCGCCGTGACCCCAAGGTGCCGCTGAGCGAGTCGGTCGGGGCGATGGGCGAGCTGGTGGCGGCGGGCAAGGTCCGCCACCTGGGCCTGTCCGAGGTGACCGGCGCCGAGCTGCGCGAGGCGCACGCGGTGCACCCGATCGCCGCGATCCAGTCCGAGTGGTCGCTCTTCAGCCGGGACGTGGAGCAGTCCGCGGTCGGCGCGGCGGCCGAACTGGGCATCGCCTTCGTGCCGTACTCGCCGCTCGGCCGCGGCTTCCTCACCGGCGCCTTCCAGGACGCGGCCGGCGACCTGGCGCCCGGCGACCTCCGCCGCGCCCAGCCCCGCTTCACCGGGGAGAACGCGGCACGCAACGCCGCCCTGCTCGACCCGGTCCGCGAGGTGGCCGCGGCGCACGGCGCCACGCTCGGGCAGATCGCCCTGGCCTGGGTCCAGCAGCGCGCCCAGGTGCACGGCCTGCCGGTGGTGCCGATCCCCGGCACCCGCAGGGCGTCCCGTGTCCGCGAGAACACCGCGGCCACCCGGATCACTCTCACCGACACCGAGCTGGCCCGGCTCGAACCGATCGCCGGGCAGGTGGCGGGGACCCGTTACCCGGACATGAGCAGCACCTCGGCGGCGCGGGAGTAG
- a CDS encoding DUF3052 domain-containing protein, with protein MSATADHAEERTNPASRLGFEPGQVVQELGYDEDCDQDLREAIEELTGEELADEEYDDVPDAVLLWFREDDGDLTDALVDATSTVDPGAPIWLMTPKTGRDGHVEPSEIGEAAQTAGLAQTSSVNAARDWTGSRLVTPKAARAARR; from the coding sequence GTGAGCGCGACCGCGGACCACGCGGAGGAGCGGACCAACCCGGCGAGCCGGCTTGGTTTCGAGCCCGGACAGGTGGTCCAGGAGCTCGGGTACGACGAGGATTGCGACCAGGATCTCCGCGAGGCAATCGAGGAGCTCACGGGCGAAGAGCTCGCCGATGAGGAGTACGACGACGTGCCCGACGCCGTCCTGCTGTGGTTCCGCGAGGACGACGGCGACCTCACCGACGCATTGGTCGACGCCACGTCGACCGTCGACCCCGGCGCCCCGATCTGGCTGATGACCCCGAAGACGGGGCGTGACGGCCACGTCGAGCCCAGCGAGATCGGCGAGGCGGCGCAGACCGCGGGCCTGGCCCAGACCAGCAGTGTGAACGCTGCGCGGGACTGGACCGGCAGCCGTCTGGTCACCCCCAAGGCGGCGAGGGCCGCCCGGCGGTAA
- a CDS encoding alpha/beta hydrolase codes for MTLFYLRTSPAAVRVLLALAVVFVMLATTGWTAVRPHGLPDARAASISAWMSGKVGLRRLPDPKAAPGAIARFFASLTATQRLGLAKRYPLVVGNLNGAPTALRYLANRLALTEARSAERALYRSGKLTPVGRQNARLLVERYTSLLTGNRQILAFDPTGAGRAAEVLGDLDTASRISIVVPGVDTDMLSFERDDKPYQAPAGMARELYGAEASADPGAHTAVVAWADYTTPIGVGLDASTGLDAERGAVRLEGLVTALPRQAEVALFCHSYGSVLCGVAAPDLPRGRVSDITVFGSPGVRARHADDLHTTAHIWAARDAGDWIGDVPHLEFAGLGHGADPVSSSFGARVISAAGASGHPGYFAPGTTSLANFAEIALGDYRDVACNQSDACTQGL; via the coding sequence GTGACCCTTTTCTATCTGCGTACCAGCCCTGCCGCCGTGCGAGTTCTGCTCGCCCTGGCCGTCGTCTTCGTCATGCTGGCGACCACCGGGTGGACCGCGGTCCGCCCGCACGGCCTCCCCGACGCGCGGGCGGCCTCCATCTCCGCGTGGATGAGCGGCAAGGTCGGCCTGCGCAGACTGCCCGACCCGAAGGCGGCGCCCGGCGCCATCGCACGTTTCTTCGCCTCGCTCACCGCCACCCAGCGGCTCGGCCTCGCCAAGCGCTACCCCCTGGTGGTCGGCAACCTCAACGGCGCCCCGACGGCGCTGCGCTACCTCGCCAACCGCCTCGCCCTCACCGAGGCCCGCAGCGCGGAGCGGGCGCTCTACCGCAGCGGCAAGCTCACCCCGGTCGGCCGGCAGAACGCGCGCCTGCTGGTGGAGCGGTACACCTCGCTGCTCACCGGCAACCGGCAGATCCTCGCCTTCGACCCGACCGGCGCCGGGCGCGCCGCCGAGGTCCTCGGCGACCTCGACACCGCCTCCCGGATCTCGATCGTGGTCCCCGGCGTCGACACCGACATGCTCAGCTTCGAGCGGGACGACAAGCCGTACCAGGCACCGGCCGGCATGGCACGGGAGCTCTACGGCGCCGAGGCATCCGCCGACCCCGGCGCGCACACCGCGGTCGTCGCCTGGGCCGACTACACCACCCCCATCGGGGTCGGCCTGGACGCCTCCACCGGCCTGGACGCCGAGCGCGGCGCCGTCCGGCTCGAAGGACTGGTCACCGCGCTGCCCCGGCAGGCCGAGGTGGCGCTGTTCTGCCACTCCTACGGCTCGGTGCTGTGCGGTGTGGCGGCCCCCGACCTGCCGCGCGGACGGGTCTCGGACATCACGGTCTTCGGCAGCCCCGGGGTACGCGCCCGGCACGCGGACGACCTGCACACCACCGCGCACATCTGGGCCGCCCGTGACGCCGGTGACTGGATCGGCGACGTCCCCCACCTGGAGTTCGCCGGCCTCGGCCACGGGGCCGATCCGGTCTCCAGTTCCTTCGGCGCCCGCGTCATCAGCGCGGCCGGCGCCTCCGGCCACCCCGGCTACTTCGCCCCCGGCACCACCAGCCTCGCCAACTTCGCGGAGATCGCCCTGGGCGACTACCGGGACGTCGCCTGCAACCAGAGTGACGCCTGTACACAGGGGCTCTAG
- a CDS encoding peroxiredoxin — MPTEAGAPAPDFQLSDQHGRTVRLSHFRGRKNVVLLFFPFAFTSVCTGELRAVQEALPAFQNDDVQVLAVSCDSMHALRVFSDSEELDFPLLSDFWPHGTASRAYGVFAEDKGCALRGTFVIDKRGTVRWTIVNGLPDARDLQEYTKALEAL, encoded by the coding sequence GTGCCGACAGAAGCCGGCGCCCCCGCCCCCGACTTCCAGCTGAGCGACCAGCACGGTCGCACCGTGCGGCTGAGCCACTTCCGGGGCCGCAAGAACGTCGTGCTGCTCTTCTTCCCCTTCGCCTTCACCAGCGTCTGCACCGGCGAACTCCGCGCGGTCCAGGAAGCGCTTCCCGCCTTCCAGAACGACGACGTACAGGTGCTGGCCGTCTCGTGCGACTCGATGCACGCGCTGCGGGTCTTCTCCGACTCCGAGGAGCTCGACTTCCCGCTGCTTTCCGACTTCTGGCCGCACGGAACGGCTTCCCGGGCCTACGGCGTCTTCGCCGAGGACAAGGGCTGCGCGCTGCGCGGCACCTTCGTCATCGACAAGCGGGGCACGGTCCGCTGGACGATCGTGAACGGCCTGCCGGACGCGCGGGACCTCCAGGAGTACACAAAGGCGCTCGAAGCGCTGTAG
- a CDS encoding MerR family transcriptional regulator, producing MTVVHATKSKPVGTRNCEDDARHLRPDGQDQYTISEVADFTGLSAHTLRWYERIGLMPHVDRSHTGQRRFSNRDLDWLAFVGKLRLTGMPVADMVAYAEMVRAGDQTYPDRQALLESTRLGVLRRIAELQDTLTVLDSKIATYAGPRPAPVERTGT from the coding sequence ATGACGGTCGTGCACGCGACGAAGAGCAAACCGGTCGGCACGAGGAACTGCGAGGACGACGCACGACATCTGCGGCCCGACGGCCAGGACCAGTACACGATCAGTGAGGTCGCCGACTTCACCGGCCTCAGCGCGCACACCCTGCGCTGGTACGAGCGGATCGGGCTGATGCCGCACGTCGACCGCTCGCACACCGGGCAGCGGCGGTTCTCCAACCGGGACCTGGACTGGCTGGCGTTCGTCGGCAAGCTGCGGCTGACCGGGATGCCGGTCGCGGACATGGTGGCGTACGCGGAGATGGTCAGGGCCGGCGACCAGACGTATCCCGACCGGCAGGCGCTGCTGGAGTCGACCCGGCTGGGGGTCCTGCGGCGGATCGCCGAACTCCAGGACACCCTCACCGTGCTCGACAGCAAGATCGCAACGTACGCGGGGCCGCGTCCGGCACCCGTGGAGAGGACAGGCACGTGA
- a CDS encoding TerD family protein, with translation MGVTLAKGGNVSLSKAAPNLTQVQIGLGWRARSTTGADFDLDASALLCANGRVLGDEYFVFYNNLKSPEGSVEHTGDDLVGGSGGDDETILVDLSLVPAAVDKVVFPVSIYDADARVQTFGQVSDAYIRVLNQADGVELARYDLTEDASTETAMIFGELYRYGGEWKFRAVGQGYASGLRGIALDFGVNVS, from the coding sequence ATGGGCGTCACGCTCGCCAAGGGAGGCAATGTCTCCCTCTCCAAGGCCGCGCCGAATCTCACCCAGGTGCAGATCGGCCTCGGCTGGAGGGCCCGTTCGACCACCGGAGCCGACTTCGACCTGGACGCCAGCGCGCTGCTCTGCGCCAACGGCCGGGTACTGGGAGATGAATACTTCGTCTTCTACAACAACCTCAAGAGCCCCGAGGGCTCCGTCGAGCACACCGGTGACGACCTGGTCGGCGGCTCCGGCGGCGACGACGAGACCATCCTGGTCGACCTGAGCCTGGTCCCGGCCGCCGTCGACAAGGTCGTCTTCCCGGTGTCGATCTACGACGCCGACGCCCGGGTGCAGACCTTCGGCCAGGTCAGCGACGCGTACATCCGCGTGCTCAACCAGGCCGACGGTGTGGAGCTGGCCCGGTACGACCTGACCGAGGACGCCTCCACCGAGACCGCCATGATCTTCGGCGAGCTCTACCGCTACGGCGGCGAATGGAAGTTCCGGGCGGTGGGCCAGGGGTACGCCTCCGGGCTTCGCGGTATCGCCCTAGACTTCGGGGTCAACGTTTCGTAA
- a CDS encoding pirin family protein, translating into MIDVTRAADRYRGGEPAAGIETRHAFSFGGHYDPANVRFGLLLACNEERLAPGAGFAAHPHRDTEIVTWVVTGELTHTDSAGHASVVRPGEVQWLGAGAGVRHVERNAGPEPLTFLQMWLHPGEFGGEPRYAVRRADRFTPPGQPLATLHVGRAPGPLPAAPFVYVHVVRGQVRLGEQVLAAGDAARITADAGLRAETNGPAEYLVWEMHGEPSYG; encoded by the coding sequence GTGATCGACGTGACGCGGGCGGCGGACCGCTACCGGGGCGGTGAGCCGGCGGCCGGGATCGAGACCCGGCACGCCTTCTCCTTCGGCGGCCACTACGACCCGGCCAATGTCCGCTTCGGACTGCTGCTGGCCTGCAACGAGGAACGGCTGGCACCCGGCGCGGGGTTCGCCGCGCACCCGCACCGCGACACCGAGATCGTCACCTGGGTGGTGACGGGCGAGCTGACACACACCGACTCGGCCGGGCACGCGTCGGTGGTACGGCCCGGGGAGGTGCAGTGGCTCGGCGCGGGCGCCGGGGTGCGGCATGTCGAGCGCAACGCCGGCCCCGAACCGCTGACGTTCCTTCAGATGTGGCTGCACCCGGGCGAGTTCGGCGGCGAGCCGCGGTACGCCGTCCGGCGCGCCGACCGGTTCACGCCGCCGGGCCAGCCGCTCGCCACCCTCCATGTCGGCCGCGCGCCGGGGCCGTTGCCGGCCGCGCCCTTCGTGTACGTCCATGTCGTACGCGGGCAAGTGCGGCTCGGCGAACAGGTGTTGGCGGCCGGCGACGCGGCCAGGATCACGGCCGATGCGGGGCTGCGGGCAGAAACGAACGGTCCTGCGGAGTATCTGGTGTGGGAGATGCACGGGGAGCCGTCGTACGGCTGA